The Brachypodium distachyon strain Bd21 chromosome 4, Brachypodium_distachyon_v3.0, whole genome shotgun sequence nucleotide sequence TTTGAACCATCTTAATACATGATAtgcgtttttttttcagccTCCAAGTTTGCGACACTTCTAGAGAAATTGCTTCGTGGTGGATCAACCTTGTCAAGCTTGTATGATGGCAGCCATACTAGATTCTCTTGTTGGGTCATGTGCCAAAAAATTGCAAGAAATCATTACAGAAGAGGCGGTTCTGATTCTAGGGGTAAAAGAAGACCTCAGAGAACTGCAGCGGACAATGACACAAATACAATATTTCCTTAGTGATGCTGAGCAAAGGAGAACAGAAGAGTCTGCAGTAAACAATTGGCTTGGTGAGCTGAGAGATGCTATGTATTATGCTGATGATATTATTGACTTGGCAAGGTCTGAAGGATGCAAGCTACTAGCTGAAAGTCCTTCATCATCAAGAAAGTCAACTTCATGTATTGGCAGGTCGTTTTTCACTTGCATTCCTAATGTTCAGAAGCGTCACAAGATTGCCGTTCAAATCAGAGACTTCAATGCTGAGCTTCAGAAGATTTCAGAGCTCGGCGAAAGATATTTAAAGCTTCAGAATATGCAGCCTAAAGCAGAAGTTCCGACAGTGAAGCAAATGGCAACTAGCCACCTCGTGGAGCCTAATCTTGTGGGAAAGGAAACATTACATGCTTGCAGAAGATTGGTTGAACTGGTGCTTGCACACAAGGAAAATAAGGCCTATAAGCTTGGTATTGTTGGAACAGGAGGGGTTGGAAAGACAACACTAGCTCAGAAAATATATAATGACCAAAAGATAAAAGGACAGTTCGGCAACCAAGTATGGATCTGTGTTTCTCAGAATTACTCTGAAGCTGCTCTTTTGAAGGAAATTCTTCGAAATTTCGGGGTACACCATGAGCAAAATGAAACTGTGGGAGAGCTCAGCAGCAAGCTTGCAACGGCCATTGCAGATAAAAGTTTCTTCATTGTGTTGGATGATGTTTGGGTGCCTGAGGTTTGGACCAATTTACTGAGAATTCCATTACATGCTGCTGCAACTGGAGTCATTCTTGTAACAACTCGACATGATACAGTGGCACATGTGATTGGAGTGGAAGATCTGCATCGAGTTGATTTGATGCCAGCAGATGTTGGATGGGAGTTGCTTTGGAAGAGTATGAACATTAGTGAAGTAAAAGATGTGCAACACCTGCAGGAAATAGGGATGGATATTGTTCGTAAATGTGGTGGACTTCCTCTCGCAATCAAGGTTGCTGCTCGTGTTCTATCAACTGAAGACAAAACTGAGAATGAGTGGAGAAAATTTATCAATAGAAGCGCTTGGTCTGTTGGCACTCTTCCTACTGAGCTCAGAGGTGCTTTGTACATGAGTTATGATGACCTCCCACGTCATCTAAAGCAGTGTTTCCTTAATTGTGGTACGTATCCCGAAGATTGGGTCATGCAGCGTGATTACATTGCCATGTCATGGGTTGCTGAAGGATTTATACTGGAGCAAAAAGGCCAACTACTAGAAGACACAGCAAACGAGTACTACTATGAGCTTATCCATCGGAATCTCATCCAACCAGATGGTTCAACTTTTGACCTTGCAAAATGCAAAATGCATGACCTCTTAAGGCAGCTTGCTTGTTATTTATCAAGAGAAGAGAGTTTTGTTGGAGACCCTGAATCATTAGGGGCTATAAATATGTCAAAACTGCGACGCGTTACTGTTGTCACTGAGAAAGATATTTTGGTGTTACCTAGCATGGTTAAGGGTGAACTTAAGGTGCGGGCTTTCCAAACTGATCAGAAGGCATGGAGTGTTGAGGATACATTTTTCAAGAAGATTCCATCTATTCGTGTTTTGAATCTGAGTGACTCACTTATAGAAAGAATCCCAGATTATATAGGAAATTTGATCCACTTGCGTCTACTTGATCTCGATGGTACAAACATATATTTTCTGCCAGAGTCAGTAGGCTCTCTCATGAACCTCCAAGTACTAAATTTGTCAAGATGCAAAGCTCTGAACAGCCTTCCTTTGGCAATCACTCAACTGTGCACTTTAAGGCGCCTTGGTCTGCGTGGTACACCGATTAATCAAGTACCAAAAGAGATAGGCAGATTGGAATACCTCAATGATTTAGAAGGATTTCCCGTCGGTGGTGGCAGTGATATTGGTAAAACACAAGATGGATGGAAGTTGGAAGAGTTGGGGCATCTGTTGCAGCTAAGGAGGCTTCAGGTCATCAAATTGCAAAGAGCAGATCCTTGTGCTACAGATTCATTGCTAGCAGACAAAAAATATCTGAAACTTTTGAGTCTATGCTGCACGAAACATCCAATTGAACCTTACTCAGGAGAAGATGTTGGCAATATTGAGAAGATCTTTGAGCAACTTATCCCTCCACACAACCTGGAAGATCTAGTTATTGCTGGTTTGTTTGGCCGAAAGTTTCCCACCTGGCTTGGTACAACCCATTTGGTCTCAGTCAAATACTTGAAGCTCATAGACTGCAAGTCCTGTGTGCATCTTCCCCCACTCTGTCAACTATCAAACCTAAAATACCTAAGAATtgatggagcagcagcagttagCAAGATTGGGCCCGAATTCGTGGGCTGCAGGGAGGGAAATCCCAGATCCACGGTGGCAGTTGCTTTCCCCAAGCTTGAAACGTTGATCATCAAGAATATGCCCAACTGGGAGGAGTGGTCCTTTGTTGAAGAAGGAGATGCAGCGGCAGCATCTATGGAAGGGGAAGATGACGGATCTGCTGAGATTCGAAAAGGGGAAGCCCCGTCTCCAAGGTTGCAGGTGCTGCCACGCTTGAAGAGGTTGGAACTTGTAGACTGCCCCAAGCTGAGAGCTCTCCCATGGCAGCTTGGACAGGAGGCCACCTGCTTGGAAGGTCTCGGATTGAGAGGAGCAAGCAGCTTGAAGGTGGTGGAGGACCTCCCGTTCCTCTCTGATATGCTTTCAATCGCGGGATGTGACGACCTAGAGAAGGTCTCAAACCTTCCGCAAGTGAGAGACCTACGTGTGCAACTTTGTCCAAACCTGAGACTTGTTGAGGGGTTAGGTAGTTTGCAGCAGGTGTTGTTGACTAATGATATGCGTGAGATCTCCTCACTGTGGTTGCCCGGGCTTCAGCAGCAGTGCATGCAACATCACGGTGAAGACTTGGGTATCTACCCATGGACATGGTGATTACACGTAGCTGCCTGATTACATGGTCACAAAGATGTGAGGTAAAACCATTAACCATTTCTATTTACATTTTGGTACACACCTTATCTACCTCTGTTTTTTTCGGaacttgctagctagctatgaTTCCTTCATGTATATGCTGGACAATCATGTCTGAGTTCTGAAATCTCACACACATTGATACGGTGGTTTCATTAGTTGAAATTAATGTGTTGAAGGGTGCTATAAAATTGAACACGCCTGTTACTGCTATTTTTCTGGCAAAATTCTACTGGATGTATATTTCAACTAGGACATATGTTAAATATGTACGGATCTCGCTTCTTTTGGTGCTGAGTTGTCATGTACTCTTATGCTCTCCCACGGCAGCTTGGACATGAGGCCACCAGCTTGGAACTGCTCGGATTGAGAGGAGCAAGCAGCTTGAAGGTGGTGGAGGACCTCCCGTTCCTCTCTGAGAGGCTTTTAATCGAGGGATGTGATGACTTAGAGAGGGTCTCAAATCTTCCTCAAGTGAGAGAGCTACGTGTAGACGATTGTCCAAAGCTAAGGTGTGTTGAGGGGCTAGGAAACTTGCGGCAGCTGTGGTTAGATGAGGATATGCAAGAGATCTCTGAGCTCTGGGTCTCCGGGCTGCAACAGAAGTGCCAAAGGCTTCACGATGAAGACCTGGATGTGTACGACTGGGCTTGATTATCAGCCTTGCTGTATGCAATCTGAAGACTGAGGTAATGCCCAATTACCCATTCAATACCTAGTTTGATGCCTTATCTAGTTTGATTCACGTTTGTGCTCTTCTTTGCCACATCGTATGGTATGTCTCTAGTACTAGTTCATGTTAGGGTCTCAAGAATCTTCAAAGCAATATTTAGTAGTACTACTTTTATGTTTCTAAGcaatatttaattttttttctctctcagtTACCTGATCGCAGTATTGTACTCTTTTGGGTTCAGAGTTGCTGTCACGCCCAGCTTACATGGCAGGGGCTGTGCTTTTATACATTCCGAAAAGAGCTCTAGTAGATGCTTTCCAATTAGATGGGAGCAAAGATTGCGTGCTTAAATAAACATATATCAGTGACACTAGTTTAGCTCTTTGTTAGATAATACAATTGCAttcaaaatatattatatataaGTGCCCTGGtgcattttttgttaaaaagaCTACTAGGTctgattctttttcttttaaatatgTTTATACAATCGACGGTGTTAGTGTTACTAACCGATATTTTATCGATCCTCCAACGGTGGTGATATGTTAACCTCGATGCCATTTACTGTGATAAATATATGCATGTGACATAGTTGTGTTGAGCATGTTTATCTCACCTGGCATATGTCGAATAGGTAGCACCTCTCTTGTGTTGGACTTTGAATCTTTATGTAGTCTTACATGGTGCATCTACTTGCATTCCTTTCATCATCTACGTGATCATGCTTATTTCGTgtgcttgtttattttgtaGGCTATTTAGTCTGAAGAGGTGTTGAACTTTCTGTTGATAATTGAAATAGGCGCGGCAAGTGGTATCTTTGagagaaaatacaaaaaatagTATAGGTAAAAAATCCGAAGAAACGATCAAACCAAAATggcaaaaaaaagtgaaaacaaagatccaaaaaaaattgaaaacaaaaatggcaaaaaaaaagagagaaaataaaaatccaaaaaagTTTCTTTATTTGTCTTGTAATTTACTTTTCAGCAAACGTGTCTATGcgtgtgtttgtgttttggtAGAGTAGGCAACTCCGTCTATGTGAGGAACTGTGGACAAATGTTATAATTATGTCACATAGCCGGTTCCAAACCCGGGGAAAGGAGGAGGACCAAATCATGTTGCAGCTTCTTCGTATCAACAAATGTAGAACTTGTGTTGCATAGCCGGTTTGAAACTCATCACATGATTCTTGTATGCCGTTTACACATGTATACAGATGGAATGTACTGATGTCAGCTCGGAAGACCATCAAGAAGCTAATCACAAGGATTTACGCAATTATGCCTATATAGAGTTTTTTTACGGTACCTTGGTAAGGTACTCCAATTATCTAGTTGAGAGTACCAATTAAATCTGGCCATTCATTAGGGGCAAATTAGACATTTTCTCACCACTACAGAATCTTTAGATTCCTAACTGAGTTTGAATCCCTAATCAATttgatcgccgccgccgaggagcagctccTCACCTAGCATCGGCCAATCGGACTATCTTATCAACTGCAATTGTCTCGCGAATACTAATGATCCTCCCGATCCCAGGTGCTCGCCCGTCTTTGACCGGCAAACGTCCCTGGCGCGCTGCAGTAGTCACTCAAGATCTGAAGCAAGAACGCTACAAGTTTGTTGATTGATTCATGTTGATCTCTTCTTAATCTTAacacaagaaagaaaatatcatCTGGTGATCTCTTTTGGTTTCACTGTATGATGCTTGGCTTCGGTAGATTAAGATGCATGTATTGTAAATTTCAAGAAAGTCCAATACTCATCCATTAACGGAGAAAGAAGAACTTCATATATAAGAGGAAGAACAGGTCGAAACAAATAAAACATCCAGAGAGGGCAAGAGGCAGATGAATCATCGTTTCATATAAACAAACAACAGTTGCGTAGGAGGCCGGAAGGGCCTCAATTGAATCTAGTTGAAACGGCAAACGTCCTTCCGGTTATGCCGCTAATACAAACAATTACAGTTTTACCCTTTGAGATTTGGTACTCCCTCATATTTATCGGTGGCACTCCCTAGTTGTTACCCTGGAGTACAAGTAATTTGCAGCCCTTGGATGGGATGAAATGGATGGTCCATATTAATATAAGGGTACTGTAAAAGAGCTCCCTATATATCATCCGGTTTTGATTAGAGGAATTCGGTACAAATTTATGAAATACGTagcatgtttgtttgttttctccGTGGGCAGGTtatctgtttgtttgtttcatgGTAGGAAAACTGAATGCGAAGCCCAGGGCCAGTAGCATACGAGAAATGAACCCAAacaaactgctgctgcttcctgtTGCTTCActtgatcttcttccttcttcacCGCTTTCTCTGGCCGCTGCCCTTGCCGGCATCAATGGAGCTCCTGCTGGTTTCGATTCCCTTTCGATTCGATGCATCCCCTGCCGCTCTGTTCTGTGTATGTAATTACGCATATTTTTCCTTCTCCAGCACAAACGACTATATATCTACtacctccatttcataattcttgtcgaaatcttacatgtatctagacactttttagaaatagatacatccatttttagacaaatttgagacaagaattatgaaacggagggagtagcatttacTGACCGTCGATTTTTTTCAGAGGGTAGTTCACTGGCAAATAGCAATGCACAGCAACTGCCAGTAAATGTCTCCAATCACCCTCTGACGCTTGTAAATGTCTCACATCTTGTCTAGATAGTGTTGATCGTGCACCTGAAACGTTTAAATTAacctgctccctccgtccaacaaagaatgtctcaattttgactaaatttaaatgcatttatacactaagtcatgtctagatacatccaaattctttcaaacttgagacatcttttgttagacggagggatTACTTATTTGAGAAAGAGCTCGGGTAGAGATAACCATTTAGATGGCAGTGGATTGAAGGCTGAACTTTGTGCTCTGCAGTTGCCTAGCTAGGTTCAGTGGATAATCTCTATCCTTTTCAATTTCGAAGAACC carries:
- the LOC100824827 gene encoding putative disease resistance protein RGA3 isoform X2, which translates into the protein MMAAILDSLVGSCAKKLQEIITEEAVLILGVKEDLRELQRTMTQIQYFLSDAEQRRTEESAVNNWLGELRDAMYYADDIIDLARSEGCKLLAESPSSSRKSTSCIGRSFFTCIPNVQKRHKIAVQIRDFNAELQKISELGERYLKLQNMQPKAEVPTVKQMATSHLVEPNLVGKETLHACRRLVELVLAHKENKAYKLGIVGTGGVGKTTLAQKIYNDQKIKGQFGNQVWICVSQNYSEAALLKEILRNFGVHHEQNETVGELSSKLATAIADKSFFIVLDDVWVPEVWTNLLRIPLHAAATGVILVTTRHDTVAHVIGVEDLHRVDLMPADVGWELLWKSMNISEVKDVQHLQEIGMDIVRKCGGLPLAIKVAARVLSTEDKTENEWRKFINRSAWSVGTLPTELRGALYMSYDDLPRHLKQCFLNCGTYPEDWVMQRDYIAMSWVAEGFILEQKGQLLEDTANEYYYELIHRNLIQPDGSTFDLAKCKMHDLLRQLACYLSREESFVGDPESLGAINMSKLRRVTVVTEKDILVLPSMVKGELKVRAFQTDQKAWSVEDTFFKKIPSIRVLNLSDSLIERIPDYIGNLIHLRLLDLDGTNIYFLPESVGSLMNLQVLNLSRCKALNSLPLAITQLCTLRRLGLRGTPINQVPKEIGRLEYLNDLEGFPVGGGSDIGKTQDGWKLEELGHLLQLRRLQVIKLQRADPCATDSLLADKKYLKLLSLCCTKHPIEPYSGEDVGNIEKIFEQLIPPHNLEDLVIAGLFGRKFPTWLGTTHLVSVKYLKLIDCKSCVHLPPLCQLSNLKYLRIDGAAAVSKIGPEFVGCREGNPRSTVAVAFPKLETLIIKNMPNWEEWSFVEEGDAAAASMEGEDDGSAEIRKGEAPSPRLQVLPRLKRLELVDCPKLRALPWQLGQEATCLEGLGLRGASSLKVVEDLPFLSDMLSIAGCDDLEKVSNLPQVRDLRVQLCPNLRLVEGLGSLQQLWLDEDMQEISELWVSGLQQKCQRLHDEDLDVYDWA
- the LOC100824827 gene encoding putative disease resistance protein RGA3 isoform X1, which produces MMAAILDSLVGSCAKKLQEIITEEAVLILGVKEDLRELQRTMTQIQYFLSDAEQRRTEESAVNNWLGELRDAMYYADDIIDLARSEGCKLLAESPSSSRKSTSCIGRSFFTCIPNVQKRHKIAVQIRDFNAELQKISELGERYLKLQNMQPKAEVPTVKQMATSHLVEPNLVGKETLHACRRLVELVLAHKENKAYKLGIVGTGGVGKTTLAQKIYNDQKIKGQFGNQVWICVSQNYSEAALLKEILRNFGVHHEQNETVGELSSKLATAIADKSFFIVLDDVWVPEVWTNLLRIPLHAAATGVILVTTRHDTVAHVIGVEDLHRVDLMPADVGWELLWKSMNISEVKDVQHLQEIGMDIVRKCGGLPLAIKVAARVLSTEDKTENEWRKFINRSAWSVGTLPTELRGALYMSYDDLPRHLKQCFLNCGTYPEDWVMQRDYIAMSWVAEGFILEQKGQLLEDTANEYYYELIHRNLIQPDGSTFDLAKCKMHDLLRQLACYLSREESFVGDPESLGAINMSKLRRVTVVTEKDILVLPSMVKGELKVRAFQTDQKAWSVEDTFFKKIPSIRVLNLSDSLIERIPDYIGNLIHLRLLDLDGTNIYFLPESVGSLMNLQVLNLSRCKALNSLPLAITQLCTLRRLGLRGTPINQVPKEIGRLEYLNDLEGFPVGGGSDIGKTQDGWKLEELGHLLQLRRLQVIKLQRADPCATDSLLADKKYLKLLSLCCTKHPIEPYSGEDVGNIEKIFEQLIPPHNLEDLVIAGLFGRKFPTWLGTTHLVSVKYLKLIDCKSCVHLPPLCQLSNLKYLRIDGAAAVSKIGPEFVGCREGNPRSTVAVAFPKLETLIIKNMPNWEEWSFVEEGDAAAASMEGEDDGSAEIRKGEAPSPRLQVLPRLKRLELVDCPKLRALPWQLGQEATCLEGLGLRGASSLKVVEDLPFLSDMLSIAGCDDLEKVSNLPQVRDLRVQLCPNLRLVEGLGSLQQVLLTNDMREISSLWLPGLQQQCMQHHGEDLGIYPWTW